In Lotus japonicus ecotype B-129 chromosome 5, LjGifu_v1.2, one genomic interval encodes:
- the LOC130718311 gene encoding transcriptional regulator SUPERMAN-like yields MDFSYQEDSKSSSEELDRNDGVGTGRSYECVFCKRGFTTAQALGGHMNIHRKDRANNKNKATTFPPPSSSKNIEGDHNYLGFYSAINYPSHHNYFPATIPDREVDALINYHQLYFPSHACGTRPNEVLGVENRHLLFGQDWRTKGLSMYTNNPLCVHEDKDKMENNSEEDELDLELRL; encoded by the coding sequence ATGGATTTCAGCTACCAAGAAGATTCAAAGAGCTCAAGCGAAGAACTCGATCGCAACGATGGCGTGGGAACCGGAAGATCCTATGAGTGTGTCTTTTGCAAGAGGGGCTTCACCACCGCACAAGCTTTGGGAGGCCACATGAACATTCACAGAAAAGATAGAGCcaacaacaagaacaaagccACTACTTTTCCTCCTCCTAGTTCAAGCAAGAATATTGAAGGTGATCACAACTATCTAGGGTTCTACTCAGCTATTAATTATCCAAGCCATCATAATTACTTCCCCGCCACTATTCCAGATCGTGAAGTAGATGCTTTGATCAATTATCATCAATTATACTTTCCTTCACACGCTTGTGGTACAAGACCTAATGAGGTTTTGGGTGTGGAAAATCGTCACCTCTTGTTTGGACAAGATTGGAGGACAAAGGGTTTGAGCATGTACACTAATAATCCACTATGTGTACATGAAGATAAAGACAAGATGGAAAACAATAGTGAAGAGGATGAACTAGATTTGGAGCTTAGACTTTAA
- the LOC130718432 gene encoding outer envelope protein 39, chloroplastic-like isoform X2: protein MQFLYADKVFVIMGAHKSIHAGKAKLDIGVNFIHNLCSSYVLSPPRLSSSNPFSLAAGRYPRPLCLGQKCLILQHSASPEIRIHGIPMNNFSHSTSRGVRLSKLSIGMDINEPSTSNWSSITGVYFKHFHFRNDGGRSISRDLDGFPVTSSGDSFDNMLVINQESRFEDANDHGFSHFSVQMQQGIPLGPNLLTFNRFKFFASKGVKLGPALFTSWLSGGSIVGPIAPHQAFAIGGPSSVRGYGEGAVGSGQSCLVSKSELAVPLNKKLTGVIFLDCGSDLRSSHKVPGNPGLRQGKPGSGYGIGYGVRFKTNSCQINVDYAINAFHQRTVYFGISNLVL from the exons ATGCAGTTCTTGTATGCAGACAAAGTGTTTGTCATAATGGGAGCTCACAAAAGCATCCATGCTGGCAAAG CAAAGCTTGACATTGGAGTTAATTTCATTCACAATCTCTGTAGTTCTTATGTGCTCTCTCCTCCCAG GCTATCTAGTAGTAATCCATTTTCTCTGGCTGCTGGCAG GTACCCTAGACCTCTATGTCTTGGCCAGAAGTGTCTTATCCTTCAG CATTCAGCTTCACCTGAGATTAGGATCCATGGAATTCCCATGAACAATTTCTCCCATTCTACAAGTCGAGGTGTCAGGTTGTCAAAATTATCAATCGGAATGGATATAAATGAGCCGTCAACCTCTAATTGGAGCAGCATAACTGGTGTATATTTTAAG CATTTTCATTTTAGAAATGATGGTGGCCGCTCTATAAGCAGAGATCTAGATGGTTTTCCAGTGACATCCAG TGGAGATTCATTTGACAACATGTTAGTGATTAATCAAGAATCTCGATTTGAAGATGCAAACGATCATGGATTTAGTCAC TTCAGTGTACAAATGCAACAAGGGATTCCACTTGGACCAAACTTGCTAACCTTCAACCGGTTTAAGTTTTTTGCTTCAAAAGGAGTCAAACTTGGACCAGCACTTTTCACCTCCTG GTTGAGTGGTGGCTCAATTGTAGGACCCATTGCTCCACATCAAGCATTTGCCATCGGCGGTCCGAGTAGTGTGCGAGGCTATGGTGAAGGTGCAGTTGGTTCTGGACAATCATGTTTGGTGTCTAAAAGTGAATTAGCAGTTCCATTG AACAAGAAGCTGACAGGTGTTATTTTTTTGGACTGTGGATCTGACTTGAGAAGTAGTCATAAGGTTCCTG GAAATCCAGGACTGAGGCAGGGTAAACCAGGATCCGGGTATGGAATCGGATATGGAGTTCGCTTCAAAACTAATTCGTGTCAAATAAACGTTGATTATGCCATCAATGCCTTTCACCAAAGAACTGTCTATTTTGGAATTAGCAATCTGGTTTTATGA
- the LOC130718432 gene encoding outer envelope protein 39, chloroplastic-like isoform X1 — protein sequence MQFLYADKVFVIMGAHKSIHAGKAKLDIGVNFIHNLCSSYVLSPPRLSSSNPFSLAAGSFCFKHPELFSKSDLFDVSWHKGLHDSNLLISYRYPRPLCLGQKCLILQHSASPEIRIHGIPMNNFSHSTSRGVRLSKLSIGMDINEPSTSNWSSITGVYFKHFHFRNDGGRSISRDLDGFPVTSSGDSFDNMLVINQESRFEDANDHGFSHFSVQMQQGIPLGPNLLTFNRFKFFASKGVKLGPALFTSWLSGGSIVGPIAPHQAFAIGGPSSVRGYGEGAVGSGQSCLVSKSELAVPLNKKLTGVIFLDCGSDLRSSHKVPGNPGLRQGKPGSGYGIGYGVRFKTNSCQINVDYAINAFHQRTVYFGISNLVL from the exons ATGCAGTTCTTGTATGCAGACAAAGTGTTTGTCATAATGGGAGCTCACAAAAGCATCCATGCTGGCAAAG CAAAGCTTGACATTGGAGTTAATTTCATTCACAATCTCTGTAGTTCTTATGTGCTCTCTCCTCCCAG GCTATCTAGTAGTAATCCATTTTCTCTGGCTGCTGGCAG CTTTTGCTTTAAGCATCCTGAGTTATTTAGTAAAAGTGATCTGTTTGATGTATCATGGCACAAGGGGCTGCATGATTCAAATCTCTTGATCTCTTACAGGTACCCTAGACCTCTATGTCTTGGCCAGAAGTGTCTTATCCTTCAG CATTCAGCTTCACCTGAGATTAGGATCCATGGAATTCCCATGAACAATTTCTCCCATTCTACAAGTCGAGGTGTCAGGTTGTCAAAATTATCAATCGGAATGGATATAAATGAGCCGTCAACCTCTAATTGGAGCAGCATAACTGGTGTATATTTTAAG CATTTTCATTTTAGAAATGATGGTGGCCGCTCTATAAGCAGAGATCTAGATGGTTTTCCAGTGACATCCAG TGGAGATTCATTTGACAACATGTTAGTGATTAATCAAGAATCTCGATTTGAAGATGCAAACGATCATGGATTTAGTCAC TTCAGTGTACAAATGCAACAAGGGATTCCACTTGGACCAAACTTGCTAACCTTCAACCGGTTTAAGTTTTTTGCTTCAAAAGGAGTCAAACTTGGACCAGCACTTTTCACCTCCTG GTTGAGTGGTGGCTCAATTGTAGGACCCATTGCTCCACATCAAGCATTTGCCATCGGCGGTCCGAGTAGTGTGCGAGGCTATGGTGAAGGTGCAGTTGGTTCTGGACAATCATGTTTGGTGTCTAAAAGTGAATTAGCAGTTCCATTG AACAAGAAGCTGACAGGTGTTATTTTTTTGGACTGTGGATCTGACTTGAGAAGTAGTCATAAGGTTCCTG GAAATCCAGGACTGAGGCAGGGTAAACCAGGATCCGGGTATGGAATCGGATATGGAGTTCGCTTCAAAACTAATTCGTGTCAAATAAACGTTGATTATGCCATCAATGCCTTTCACCAAAGAACTGTCTATTTTGGAATTAGCAATCTGGTTTTATGA